The genomic DNA AGGCCACTCCATGAGCGGCATAGCCAGCAAACAGACTGATTGCCAAAAGCGATCCATTCAGAAAACCTACATACACAATAGCTGCAATTTTCAAGCCGATCCAAACACTCTGCTTTCCCTTCCAACCGGAGCGATAAGTCACAAATAATCCGATCACAATCGCGATCCATAACCCGTAATCGGTTGCCGAAATTCTTAGTTCGGGTTTCACGTCCTGTTGATCAATCGACCAGCGAAAACGATGCTGAATCGATTTCGCAATCCCCATACTACTCAACGTCGCCCCCGAAACTCCTTCCATGTATTCATCATAGAAATCGAGTCCAGCCAGATTATCCCAGTCCCTACCTTGCCAGAATTCCATGAAGTAGGAGTCGTCCCGAACCCAGCCAATGTGTCGGGTCGTGTCCCAACTTTTGCGGATTTTAATGCCGAGGATTTTCCGTGTGGGGATGTCCAGCTGAGGGGCAGGGGGGGCATCGTACGGCAACGTCATCGAATTGGGATTCGGCTCTGTCGTGGGCTTTCCCAGCACAATGAGAACGTCGGTTGGCCCGGCATAGCCGATGATTTCCTGAGACTGCGGACTGGTTCGCAGGGCATAGCCGATCTCCTCATCCAATTTCCCCAACACAAACAGACCGGCTCGATTACCATCGTCATATTTCAGGGAGGCAGCCTCCGGGAGAATTTCTCGAACCTCTTCCAGTTCGATAGGACTTTCCCCCTGAATTTTCAGGCGGATCGCATGCTGACGCATCATCAGCACAATCAGAATGAGAATGGTGATCCGATAAGCTTGCAGAAGCAGAGGTCGCAAACGTGAAAAACGAGCAGTTTTTTTAGCGGCCGTCGAAGTTGTTTCACGCGTCATGGACAACGACATCTATTGAGGATTTGGCTCCTTAATCGCTGCAAAGCCTTGCCTGGTCAATAGATAAGGGGCGGGAAGCTACCTCCTCGTGCACCTGGAAACACGAAGCGTAGGGCTGCTTCGGTTAAGATCTGACCCGGTTAGCACGGTCCCACCGCACTCAGAGGTAGCTTCTCACCCCCCACCATTCACCGGCAGTCATGCGAAGCAAACTCTAGTGTCCCATGCTTTCCCCGCGACGTCAAGTAACCCCAGTGAAAGGATTCGGGAAATCGGGAGATTGCGGGGATTAATGAGGAATTCAATGATTCAATACAATAAAATGTTGGGTGGCTGGGGTCGAACGAAGTGAGTCCCATGGAGAATCGACGCTCTGGGGGCTCCGCTCAACTACGCCCCCAGTCACCCTTGAAATTCATAATGTTCTTGTATTCCATCTGATCTTGACCTGAAACGAGAAAAATTACAGACTCCGCCTCAACTTTTGCACACAACATACGGCCAGGGAGGGCTGGAATGAAACGGTATTTGGCAGTCGCCACGATTACGATTTATCTGGGTACCCTCAGTTGGGGCATTTTCTCGCATACTTTTGCTGTCGGACATGTCTCCCATCCGGCGATGTATTATGTCGTCTGGGATATGTTCTGTGGCTGGTCGGGCTACGAATGCCGACAACATCTGATCGCCCAGGGCGAAAGTGGGCAGTATTACAAGCTGAACCCTGCTCCGTGGGGAGAATTCAAAGCCTTCGGACCAGCGGATCGCATTGATTACGACAGCTTCGCCGCTCATTCTCAAAACATTGCCCGGAACATCCTGCGAAACACTGAACACGAACCGATTCAACGGATTTTTCTCGTCGAAGAAAACTGGTCGAAACGCTACAACATCCCCGACTATCTCTGGTCCATGAAGTTTGAAGAGGAAAAAGAATCCTATTCCTACTTCCACACACGAATGATCTACAACTCTGAGTGTGAGCCGGTTGAATCCCGAATGGGATGGATTGCTGCCATCAATAGTAAAAATCTGGAAACGGATCCGCGGCTCGCGAAGATGAGGAACAAGGCCAAGCCTTTTTATGCGGTCACTCCTTACTCTCAAGCACCAGCGCAAAATGCCAGCTCGATTCCGGCATATGCCACCGATGGAATTTTGCCCGCCTCTTATCAGCAAACTCAATAAGTAAGACCGTCTGCAAGTCAGGCCATGTCTGACTTGCGCCACAAACCATAATTATCGTTGAAAACTCCACGGACAATCGGAATTTTCAGGAGCTCCCATGGACGCAAAACTCGATAGCTCATCTTCTTCGTGGACAGCGACTCTGCGCGAGTTTTTCTTTGATCGCCAGATCCCTTATGGCATGGCGTTGACGAGAATCGCTTTGTCGCTTGTGACACTCGTTTATCTTTCGCGTCGCTGGCCACACGCTCGGGAATTTTTCTCGGCTGATGGAGCCCCATCTCCCCTGGCTGCCAACTATGGCTTTATCGATTTTATACCGTTGTTGCCGGGAACTGTAGCGGTCGCCTTATACAGTGTGTTACTGATTTTACTGGCCACGTTAATGCTTGGCTGGAAAACACGCATCTCTGCCTGGGGTGTCTTTGTCCTGTTCACCTATTTCACGCTGCAGGATTCTCTGAGCACGATCACAAAATATTCGGTTATTTCCTCACACGCCTTTTTCCTGCTGGCGCTTTCAAACTGTGGAGCAGTCTGGTCGGTGGATCGCTGGCAGGTGTTGAAACGTCAGGGCATCGCTCGTCCGGTGCGATTGCTCGGAACGGGCGAAGCGGTTGAGATCTGGCCACAACGTTTGCTGCAACTTTTTCTGGGCTTCGTCTATCTGGGAGCCGCCATTACAAAAATGCACACAGAAGCGTATTTCAGCGGCGATCAACTTCGTTTCTGGATGCTTTCGAATGTGAATCATTACAACCCTCTTGGGGAAATCATGGCTATGTTTCCCGCCATGCTGGTCAGCTTTGGCTACATCGCGATCCTCTGGGAAATTCTGTTCATTTTCATGGTCTGGAACAAAAAATTCCGCATCCCCATTCTGGTCGTAGGAGCGACATTTCATGCAATGACCTACGTGACGCTCGGGCTGATTGTCTTCCCGTTCGTCTGTTTCAGCTTGTACCTCTGCTTCTTTAATGAGAGTGATCTCCAATGGTGGCAGAGTGTGGGCCGCAGACTTTCCGGAAACAGCCCGACTTTCAGAAAGCTGACGCGGATTCCTCATCGAATGACGACCGCTTTGTGCCGCGGATGTCTCCAGGTTGGAAACCGGGGTTTGATTTTTGGAACCGCCACTGCGGTGCTGCTGGCAGTATTTGTCGAACATCAAATGGATGTCTATGGATCGCGACGAGCCGAAGGCAAGTATCAACTGGCGACATTGCCTTATCCCGATGCGATGCGGATGCTGAGCACAAATGACAGTATTCGCGAGGTCGACAAACTTTTGTCGTTCGATGTCGGTTGCTGGATGACCAGCGGACTGGTCACAGAGTTCAGTAAATCATTCAAACAGGGCGATCGCATTCTCGTGCAGGCCACCATGATTCCTCCACATGGAGACGTTTATCTCGAATGCAACCTGCATGATGCCGAAAATGCGGTTCTCGATCAGACCGAAGGAGTTCTCACGCGTGAAGAATTCCGCTACACATTCACGTATTACATTCCAACCTGTCTGGCTCCCGGTGAGTATCAATTCGTATTGAAGTCCAACACTGAAGAAATTGCCCGAAAAACAATTCAGATAGCTGGTGTAGATGAAGCGTGCGTGGTGACCCGGAAATAACTGGGTGGCACGCCCGGAACGAAGAGGTGGGCGTGGTGATCTCATCGTGGACGAATTCAGGAACTTTCTGACGGTTGAAGCTGCTCAAAAAAACTGAGTGCCATTTCCACTCCTGTCGTGGGCATGCTTCATACAATCCCAGTCACTTCAGATCATCCTGCTTCGATCAGCAATTGTATGCTCACTCTATGTCGGATGAATTATTGGAGGTATTACTGTCAGGAGATTTGCGAAACGTCGGCTTCAAACTGAGATGCTTTTCCGAGCGTGTCAAATGCCCCCAGTTTAAAGGTTCGTCCTGACTGTACTGTTTCCCAAGCCGTTTTGCGGTCTCGGCCTGGGCCAGTTCGTAGCCGAGATAAAAAGCGTGCGAGGGTGTGATCTCGCCCAACTCGGCTGCCTCCAGAAAGAGTTGAAAAGGATCATTCCCCTGAAAATGGCCATCGCGATTGATCAGATGTAAAGCGTCGTCATTCGCGAAGATCCGATAATTGGGATCGCGAATTTGATGCGTTAATTCGTACAGTTCTTCTTCCGTCAACTGGTGAACTCGCGGATCCCGTAATGAAAGCAGTCCCGCATTGATGTGCTTGGGTAACTGCTTTTCAGTGATTGCGTAATGTGTCATCCGTCGGGCGAGATCGAATTCCTTCACCGATTCTCGCGCCCAGTTGATGACCTCTGTCGTTAAGACCGAACGAATGCCCAACTCCTGGCACAATGCAGCCAGAATAAAGTTCACCCCGGCCGAGTCGACCTCAGCCAGTTCGGTGATGTTACCGACGCCCATCATCATTTCCGCATTCGGCCACCGTCGACGGGTTTCGTAATAGCGAGCCAGAGAAGCCGCAAATCCGAAGCCGACCGGTTCGAGAATCGGATCGAGCCGATAGGGAACCCCCGACTTTTCCAGTCGCTCCAGAATTGGGTCGAAGGTATCGAGATTCTGGAAGTCATCGGGAATAGCAACGACTTCTGTTTCGAGTTTGGTGATCCAGTCGAGATTGCTCGAGTTGGCACTGAGAATCAACTCCGCTCCAGCCTCCACAGCCGCTTCAACTTCCTGCTGGTCAAAACTGTCGATCGAAACTCGAAAACCAGCCTGACGAAGCTCGCGGATATGTTCCCCCACTTGAGAAGCAACTGGTCCAGGCAGGCAGCCATAATCGATGAAGTTGGCACCGCGTTCAGCGTAACTGGTGGCGAGCCGCAGTAACTCTTCTGTTTTGAGTAAGGGAGCGCCGTTGATTTCTGCCAGAATTTCGATGTCATATTTTGATAGGTCGGGCGGTTCCTGATCTCGCTTGTCAAACCAGCGGGGCAGATCGCGAAGATCTTTGGGGCCACGCAGGACGGGCACGTCCCATTTTTTGCTCAGTTTTTCCAGATCCCCCTGACACCAGCCCGGCAGAATGACCTGCTGAACATGATCGGGGACTTCAAGTTTGCGAGCGACCCAGTCGACGTGCATCAGGGCGGCAACATTAATTCCCAGCACTGCGACTTCGGTAGCAATCTGATTCCGCTCACCAATTTCCCGGACAATGGGCTCCAAAGCCGGCGCTGCCAGGCGGCCTGTTACGAACAAGATGCTGTTTGGTTGAGTCATCACTTGAGTTTAACAAATGGCGTTTCATTTTTCGCAGCAGAGTAAAACGCCAGAGATCGTAAATGACAAATGCGGGTGTCCGAGAGTTTGGGGGAATCCCATTAGGGGTCACAATCATGACGACCCTTGCAATCGCTCCTGCTGCAGGGGAGATTCTTTGGGAATCCTGCACCCCATTCGATGATCGAACCTAGACTTGATTAATGACCTCTTGATTCCGACATCGATTGAATTTATCTATGGATCTCATGCTTCCTGTTCCGTTAGCTGTTATTTCCCGCGAAATGCTGGGAATTATTGTGCTTGTGCCGATGACGCTCGTCGTTGGTTTTGCACTCGGGCTGATATACGAACGGTGGTACCACGCCTCTGCTCTGCAACGAACCAGTAAACGATTTGAAAAACTTTTTGCCCATGTGTCTGGTTGTCTGGATCAAGCCGAACGTGCTTGCCAGATGTTACAGAAGCGGGCCGTGACTCAGCCACTCAATGTGAAGCAGCAGTCGCAGCTCCAGAATACGTGTGGCAAGTTAAGTAAACATGTGCAGCAATTGAATGTTGCCAAAATCGTTGAAAAGAAGACCAGGCCCTTTCGTCAACCGAAGTGGAGTCAGTCTCCAAAGGATGATCGAACCGGATTACCTGACTTCTCGGCTTATCAGCAAAATCTGATTGCACTGGCGAAAGCTCTTGAGAAAACGTCAGCGGAAGCCGGGGCGATTTTCATCAAGATCGATCACTATGATCGTCATGTCAAACAATACGGTATCAATGCTGCAAATGAATTTGTTAAACAGACCGCATCGCTGGTTGTTCGTCAACTTCGCAATGAGGATGTGCTGTGCCAGGCGACGGACGATGTGCTGATCGGACTGCTTCCAGATTTGACTTCCACTCAGATGACCGGGCTTGCCGATCAGATCCGTACGTCTGTCAGCAATAAAGTTTTCTCCCTCCAGGAAACGAACGAGCAAGTATTTGTGACAGTCACATTTGGTTGCACCAGTTTTTCCGCAGCCGATGCCCGACTCGAACATTTTGAAGATTTGCTCTGGGAGCGTTCGCAACTCACTTTCCACACCACCCAACGCCATGGCCGCTGGCAACTTCGACAAGTTTCTCCTGATGGTTCGGTGAAATTGATTGCTGGGTAGTTATAACTGGGGGCTTGCAAATTCCAATAAAATCATAACCCGACGCGTCAGCGAGGGGCCCGTGTGGAATTCATAGTCAGCGAGATCTTGTTGATGTCGGCCCTGCTAAGCGGATAGCAAGACAAGCGATTTTATGCTCCGCAGATCAGTTTTTCACATGAAATAACTGGCACGATTTGATATTAGAGTTTAACCAAATTACGAATCGGACGTCGTCCCCTCGCTCACGCTTCGGGTTAAGATTCTTTGGGTATTTCGCACATGGTCTTCGCAATTTTTATGAATTCTGTCGTTTGCAAAACTTCAGTAAAACCTTGTTTCAAAGTTTCAAATGAGAACCGGAATAAGAACGTCAACCCGCAAGTATTTGACAACGTAGGTTGAGCTTGCGAAGCGTAATCCAACCTGCGAACTACGAACTTGCATACCGCAATCAAGATCAGTTTTTGCCGATGCGAAGATGAGACTTTCATTCGCTCCTTGTTCCTATGCCCTTCCTGATTTAAACTGCCGTCTGAACAAAACAGATATTTACGATTTGGATCAGGAATTTTTATGCGTGACGCGATTATTTCCGCATTGGCTGAACATCTTCCGACAGTCATGCGCTGGGCGGGAAGCCTGGCTCGGGAGTTGCGAAAGCACAATATTGCCATCACAGGCAAAACGTCCGGCAGTGCATTGACGGATGCACTGACTCTGGCTGACTTGTCTATTCAGGATCTGCTCGTGAATGCGTTACGCGATCTGGATCCGATCTTCATGCAATGTCGCATTGAAGCAGAGGAGTCGACTGGCGATTTGTATCGGTTTGCAGAAGAGAGTGAATATGTGATTTCTCTCGATCCGATTGATGGGACGAAACAGTTCCGCGACAAGACGGGGGATGGCTATGCCGTCATGCTACATTTGCGGACGATGGACGATGTGATTTATTCCCTCGTTTACCTGCCTGCTCAAGGCCCGAATGGGGGTTGGGTGGAAGTTCGGCCTGGCAAGATGCTCACCGGTCCCGATGATCCCGGCAAGCCGGCTCGTCAGGTTCTGGACAGCATGACGCCGATTGATGTGAAGACACGCCCCGATTCCAAAAAAATCTATCTGATCGGTTTCCAGCAACACGATGCGGCTCGTGCAGCCGATGTGACTGAAGCGGGGCTGGACGGCATTGCTCCCGATTTGATGCCGGGCAGCATTTATCCCTTATTGGCAACTGGAGAATTTGGAGGCTCGTTAATTCATACGCCAAACGTGTACGACTATCCGGTTTCGTTCCAGATTGCCCGCGAACTCGGCGGCGATTCTGTCTGGGTACACAATGGTCAGCGAGTCAATTTCACAGAAACCTGGATGGATGATCGAGCCGACATGCTGCGACTGCCGGGAATTGTCGCAACCTCAGCGAACCCGGAAACGCTCAAAATCCTATCGGAGCTGGCTTGTAAGTGGAGTCCGGTCCGCTACGAAGATTAAATATCGCAAAGACTCTGTTCATACCGAATTCACTCGTTCCTGAAGTTCTCAATGTTTTGCATGAATTGACGTAAACGGTTTGATTATAATAGGTTAACGGGATTGTTAGTCGGAGGCCGTCCCCTCGCTGACGGTTCGGGTTATGATTCGCCATATAAAAAACTGGGCAACCAGGGCACAAGTAGAAATTACTACATACTATATATGGTGCGGTTGGGAAAAATCTTATCCTTGTTCAAATTTGGAATCCTTCAGCGTGATCGTACGAACCTGCCACAATTCTGAGTCCTGTGTTGATGCTGGTCAGGAAGCGGTCGCACATCTGGCAGCGGGTGAGATTGTCGGTATTGCTACAAATTTCGGATACACTGCTGCAACACGAAATCTTCAAAATCTGGCTGATAAGAACCTTACGAACATTACGCCGATCCTCGTCCTGAGGCATCACGATGAACTTGCGGACTATTTGCAGACATCCCGAAAAGCGGCAGGCAGACTGTTTTCCAGATTGCCGAACGGGTCAGTCATTTTGCAGTTTTCCTCCGGGAAGGATTCGTCACTATTTGACCGGCCGGACGATCTCCCTTTGCTCAGCGATGAAGTACAGCATGTTGCACACTGCCTCAATACATTCCCAGTCAATTACATTTTGAGTTCGGGACCGCTCGCAAAATATGCTCATCCATACACTGCATGGCCGTTATTTCTTCTCTGGCCGACGCAAACGGACTCTGCAAGTCAGTATCATTACTGCAGAACCGCTCAGAGCCTTGTAGAATATCTGCCAAACTGTTTGAATTATGTAATGGAGACCGGTCCTGTTGAAACCGACTCTGCACCAGCTGTCGTAGAATTCCTCGATCAGGGAGTCAGTATTATTCCTTCCAATGAATTGAATAACGCGACCATCCTCGAAAATACCCGGGCAGGAATTCTGTTTGTCTGCACAGGTAATACGTGTCGCAGTCCGATGGCCGAAGCAATTTTTCGCAGTATGCTCGCCGAGCGATTGAATTGTGATACTGCAGAGCTGGCCGGTCAGGGAATCGAAATTGCCTCAGCAGGCATCGCGGCTGATTACGGACATTCTGCCAGTCCGGAAGCCGTTCAACTGCTTGCCGATGAGGGCATCGATTTATCGTCCCATCAAAGTCAGCCATTAACGGAGTCATTGCTGGAGAGGTCCGAGCGCGTGTATACTCTCACTAATCACCATCGTGAAATCATCATCACCCATCGACCCGAACTGCGGGATCGAGTACAGGTTTTGGGGCAGGATGGACGAGATATTCCCGATCCGATTGGTGGAGATGTCGCAGTTTACCGACAGTGTAAAGAGGTCATTGAACAGAATTTACGACTGATTGCCGAAGAAATCGTCCGTGAGCTTGACCAATAAGACTTTCCGTGAACAATAGGTCTTCTGGTAATTCACCGAAATGTAACTTCATAATGGAATGCCCTGCTTTTTACAGGCTGTCTGATTGGCCGATTGAGATTTTGCAGGGATGACGAGACCAAACCGAATGAAAGTAGCCGTCGCAAGCGATCACCGTGGATTTGATTTGAAGGCGAGAATTGTTGACCGCCTGACTAATCTCGGCCACGAAGCCATTGATATGGGCCCTGGATCAGGCGAAAGCGTCGATTATCCCGACTTCGCAGTCGGCGTCTCGAAAGCGGTCGCCAATAAAGAAGCTGATCGCGGCATTTTAATTTGCGGTACCGGTATGGGGATGTGCATCGCCGCCAATAAAATCAAAGGGATTCGCGCAACCGCCTGTCACGATGAAGTGACCGCAGAAATGAGCAGACGCCACAACGACGCCAACGTACTCTGTCTCTCAGCAGAACTTCTTGGCGAACAACTCGTCGACCGAATGATTGAAATCTGGGTCACGACTGAATTCGAAGGGGGCCGTCATGCTCGAAGGCTCGATAAAATCTCCGATTTCGAGTCGCATGAGTAATTCATGTTTGCGAATCTGGCCAATCGAATCTGCTTCATATCTCTTCAGTAGCAAAAACGCTTAGGCTCGATAGAATACCTCGTTGCTCATTACACTTACTGTTGACTTTCAGACTCGGGAGAATGGGATGGATTTATCTTCCCTGCGTTACAGCAAATCACACGAATGGGTTCTCTGGGATGGCACGACGGCTACCGTTGGCATCACCGATTTCGCCGTCTCACAATTGACGGACCTCGTGTTTGTCGAGCTCCCCGCACCCGGCACCGATGTGCAAGCGGGGCAATCCTGTGGTGAAGTCGAAAGTGTGAAAGCAGTCAGCGATTTGAATTCTCCGCTCGATGGAACTGTCACCGAATCGAATGAGAACCTGGCAGATGAACTGGAAAAACTTTCTGACAGTCCTTTCGAGGAAGGTTGGATGTTCAAACTGACCCCAAGCGATCCCGCCCAGATCGAGGAATTGCTCGATCGAGCCGCCTACGAAAAATTGTGCGAAGACGAAGCTCACTGATTATTATTCTATATACGTTCCAGATGAAAACCGAAAAATAATCAAACCCAGGTGGCGGGGGCGCTCTCGCAGAGAAGCCCCCGTATCGTTGAACTTCCGGGGGTTTCCGCTAATGCGGAGCGCCCCCGCCACCCGCCGTAGGTTGCTCGATACAAGACGTAGTCGCCTCAGTTCTTATCGATCACGTTCTGCTGTTTTGCTTATTTTTCTCATTAGACGATTGATCGTGTCAAACTCTATGCCCAGGCACGGTCAAATTGTCACATTTTGCATTTCGCTTTCCCGGATCGTTCGGAACTGAGGCTTTGATTGTCTACAATGCAATCAGAGTTAAATTTCTGGTGATTGTGCCAGTATCAACTGATCTGCTGTAGAGTTTGCTCGGCCAGTCAGCAGCCTGATTCTCTGAATTTCGAAACTCACGCCACAAGGATTTCCAGCGTGTCCTATCTGTTTGCTACCCCCGATGAAACTCAGCAAATGCTTCAGGAGATTGGCGTCGATAAAATCGACGATCTTTTCGAGCAAATTCCCGAATCGGTCCGCCGAACGGAAGAACTCGACATTCTGCCAGCTCTGAGTGAAATTGAACTCGATCGCGTGCTCAATCAGGTAAGTGCCGAGTTTGCCCGTCATGGAGATCGTACCTGTTTTCAGGGCGGCGGGGCTTACGACCATTTCATTCCGGCGACCGTCGATGAAATCTGCTCCCGCGGCGAGTTTTACACGGCTTACACTCCTTATCAGGCCGAGGCAAGTCAGGGAACTTTGCAGGCGTTCTTTGAATTTCAGTCGCTGATTGCAGAACTCACAGGACTCGATGTCGCCAACGCGAGTCTGTACGAAGGAGCCAGTGCCCTCGCCGAAGCGATCATCATGGCGATTCGCTGCACCAACCGAGCCGGCAAAGTGATCATCTCGGGCAGTGTACATCCCGAATATATTCAGACAGTGCGGACATATCTGCATCGTCATCCCTGTGAAATTGTAGTGGTCGATACGATCGACGGCATTACCGACTGGCAGCAGGCGGCTCAGCAGATTGACGACAATACAGCTGCCGTTGTCGTACAGCATCCAAACTTCTTCGGTTGCCTGGAAGATGTTCAGTCGGTAGTCGATCAGGCTCATGCGGCTGGAGCATTGGCGATTGAAGTCTTCGATCCTGTCAGCCTGGGTGTGATCAATCGCCCAGGCGATTACGGCATCGACATTGCGGTCGCAGAAGGTCAGTCACTCGGAATTCCTCTGCAGTTCGGCGGCCCCTATCTGGGATTGATGGCCTGTCGCGAAAAATTCGTTCGCAAAATGCCGGGGCGCCTTATCGGTCAGACAACCGATAAAGCAGGTCGTCGTGCCTTCGTCCTCAATTTTCAGACACGTGAACAACATATCCGCCGCGACAAGGCGACCAGTAATATCTGTACGAATCAGGGATTGATGGCCTTGCGGGCCTCGGTTTATATCGCTCAGCTGGGGCCAGAGGGATTCGCCGAGCTCGGAAAACAATGTTGCCATAAAGCCAATTATACGGTTGAGAAGCTGACCGAAGCAGGACTGGGTACGCTCGCGTATCCTCATCCCTTCTTCAAAGAATTTGTGTTTCAGTTCAAACAGCCCGTTACAGAAATCCTCGAAAAAGCCAAAGCGGCTGGCTTCAATTTGGGACCGGAACTCAATCGATTCGAGTTTGGCACCGGGGCACCAGAAAATTCATTGCTGATCGCAGTGACCGAGAAGCGAACACGTGAAGAAATCGATCGGCTGGTCGCCGCTTTAAAATCGTAAAGGCGAGCCGAGTCAGTTATGACTCGGGTTTTGTCACGATTATTGTGCGAAATTATCAAATTCCAATGTCATTTATTTATCGAACTCACCCGTCGCATGACTGCGACGGCTCGCCTCAATAAAACACAACATCATTCTTTCAGAATGGAAACGCGATCCCATGGAAAATCGAATCGCCTTGCAGTTACTTCAGGAACTTTCCGTCACCGGACGACGTGCCACCTGCTTTCCCACAGAAGACATTCCGACCGATGATCTTTCGTCTCTGCTGCCTGAAGAACATCGTTCGTCTCGAAAACTGAAACTGCCGGAACTGGCAGAAGGGGACATTGTGCGGCATTACGTTTCGCTCTCTCAGCGAAACATGTCGGTCGATACCCACTTCTATCCGCTGGGCAGTTGTACGATGAAGTACAACCCAAAACGGCACGAACGCTGGGCCGGGCTGAATGGGCTGATCAACGTGCATCCGTATGCCGATGGAGCCGACATTCAGGGGCTGCTCGGGATTCTGTACGAGATGCAGGAAATGCTGGCTGAGATTTCTGGATTACCTTCCGTCTCGTTGCATCCGGCAGCTG from Rubinisphaera italica includes the following:
- a CDS encoding FMN-binding protein, with translation MTRETTSTAAKKTARFSRLRPLLLQAYRITILILIVLMMRQHAIRLKIQGESPIELEEVREILPEAASLKYDDGNRAGLFVLGKLDEEIGYALRTSPQSQEIIGYAGPTDVLIVLGKPTTEPNPNSMTLPYDAPPAPQLDIPTRKILGIKIRKSWDTTRHIGWVRDDSYFMEFWQGRDWDNLAGLDFYDEYMEGVSGATLSSMGIAKSIQHRFRWSIDQQDVKPELRISATDYGLWIAIVIGLFVTYRSGWKGKQSVWIGLKIAAIVYVGFLNGSLLAISLFAGYAAHGVAWQMAPGLVTLLAISFLAPATTRKQPYCSQICPHGAAQQLLSRYVPWKVRVSPHVASGLKWIPWFLIGIAISFSVLELPLDLSYLEPFDAYLFRQSAWIPIVLAVVSLIVSAFIPMAYCKYGCPTGRLLEFVKHHGRADHFGRNDVAAGLLLIMTWLVVNYYDLFHAWLEAPLMK
- the rpiB gene encoding ribose 5-phosphate isomerase B yields the protein MKVAVASDHRGFDLKARIVDRLTNLGHEAIDMGPGSGESVDYPDFAVGVSKAVANKEADRGILICGTGMGMCIAANKIKGIRATACHDEVTAEMSRRHNDANVLCLSAELLGEQLVDRMIEIWVTTEFEGGRHARRLDKISDFESHE
- the gcvH gene encoding glycine cleavage system protein GcvH — translated: MDLSSLRYSKSHEWVLWDGTTATVGITDFAVSQLTDLVFVELPAPGTDVQAGQSCGEVESVKAVSDLNSPLDGTVTESNENLADELEKLSDSPFEEGWMFKLTPSDPAQIEELLDRAAYEKLCEDEAH
- a CDS encoding low molecular weight protein arginine phosphatase, with amino-acid sequence MIVRTCHNSESCVDAGQEAVAHLAAGEIVGIATNFGYTAATRNLQNLADKNLTNITPILVLRHHDELADYLQTSRKAAGRLFSRLPNGSVILQFSSGKDSSLFDRPDDLPLLSDEVQHVAHCLNTFPVNYILSSGPLAKYAHPYTAWPLFLLWPTQTDSASQYHYCRTAQSLVEYLPNCLNYVMETGPVETDSAPAVVEFLDQGVSIIPSNELNNATILENTRAGILFVCTGNTCRSPMAEAIFRSMLAERLNCDTAELAGQGIEIASAGIAADYGHSASPEAVQLLADEGIDLSSHQSQPLTESLLERSERVYTLTNHHREIIITHRPELRDRVQVLGQDGRDIPDPIGGDVAVYRQCKEVIEQNLRLIAEEIVRELDQ
- a CDS encoding inositol monophosphatase family protein; amino-acid sequence: MRDAIISALAEHLPTVMRWAGSLARELRKHNIAITGKTSGSALTDALTLADLSIQDLLVNALRDLDPIFMQCRIEAEESTGDLYRFAEESEYVISLDPIDGTKQFRDKTGDGYAVMLHLRTMDDVIYSLVYLPAQGPNGGWVEVRPGKMLTGPDDPGKPARQVLDSMTPIDVKTRPDSKKIYLIGFQQHDAARAADVTEAGLDGIAPDLMPGSIYPLLATGEFGGSLIHTPNVYDYPVSFQIARELGGDSVWVHNGQRVNFTETWMDDRADMLRLPGIVATSANPETLKILSELACKWSPVRYED
- a CDS encoding HTTM domain-containing protein, with protein sequence MDAKLDSSSSSWTATLREFFFDRQIPYGMALTRIALSLVTLVYLSRRWPHAREFFSADGAPSPLAANYGFIDFIPLLPGTVAVALYSVLLILLATLMLGWKTRISAWGVFVLFTYFTLQDSLSTITKYSVISSHAFFLLALSNCGAVWSVDRWQVLKRQGIARPVRLLGTGEAVEIWPQRLLQLFLGFVYLGAAITKMHTEAYFSGDQLRFWMLSNVNHYNPLGEIMAMFPAMLVSFGYIAILWEILFIFMVWNKKFRIPILVVGATFHAMTYVTLGLIVFPFVCFSLYLCFFNESDLQWWQSVGRRLSGNSPTFRKLTRIPHRMTTALCRGCLQVGNRGLIFGTATAVLLAVFVEHQMDVYGSRRAEGKYQLATLPYPDAMRMLSTNDSIREVDKLLSFDVGCWMTSGLVTEFSKSFKQGDRILVQATMIPPHGDVYLECNLHDAENAVLDQTEGVLTREEFRYTFTYYIPTCLAPGEYQFVLKSNTEEIARKTIQIAGVDEACVVTRK
- a CDS encoding DUF6513 domain-containing protein, translated to MTQPNSILFVTGRLAAPALEPIVREIGERNQIATEVAVLGINVAALMHVDWVARKLEVPDHVQQVILPGWCQGDLEKLSKKWDVPVLRGPKDLRDLPRWFDKRDQEPPDLSKYDIEILAEINGAPLLKTEELLRLATSYAERGANFIDYGCLPGPVASQVGEHIRELRQAGFRVSIDSFDQQEVEAAVEAGAELILSANSSNLDWITKLETEVVAIPDDFQNLDTFDPILERLEKSGVPYRLDPILEPVGFGFAASLARYYETRRRWPNAEMMMGVGNITELAEVDSAGVNFILAALCQELGIRSVLTTEVINWARESVKEFDLARRMTHYAITEKQLPKHINAGLLSLRDPRVHQLTEEELYELTHQIRDPNYRIFANDDALHLINRDGHFQGNDPFQLFLEAAELGEITPSHAFYLGYELAQAETAKRLGKQYSQDEPLNWGHLTRSEKHLSLKPTFRKSPDSNTSNNSSDIE
- a CDS encoding diguanylate cyclase domain-containing protein codes for the protein MDLMLPVPLAVISREMLGIIVLVPMTLVVGFALGLIYERWYHASALQRTSKRFEKLFAHVSGCLDQAERACQMLQKRAVTQPLNVKQQSQLQNTCGKLSKHVQQLNVAKIVEKKTRPFRQPKWSQSPKDDRTGLPDFSAYQQNLIALAKALEKTSAEAGAIFIKIDHYDRHVKQYGINAANEFVKQTASLVVRQLRNEDVLCQATDDVLIGLLPDLTSTQMTGLADQIRTSVSNKVFSLQETNEQVFVTVTFGCTSFSAADARLEHFEDLLWERSQLTFHTTQRHGRWQLRQVSPDGSVKLIAG